GGAAGCCCTGCTTCTTCTCTACACTGCTGGGTTTTCAGTGTGTTCTTTACCATCTGTGGAGCAATGGTGCCTCTCCCTttctaaatttttgttgttgttctgtttttccacccaaccctcacccccactccttgagacagggtttctctgtgtaacaaacagctctggctgtcctggaactagctctgtagaccaggctggcctcaaactcacagagatccacctgcctctgcctcccaagtgctgggattaaaggtgtgtgccaccactgcccgtccAATCTGGGATTTTGTTCTGGCAGCGtttacttctgttttatttttagaggTTTGAgactttttcctttggttttgaaATAGTCtcctttgtagccctggctgatcttaACCTGGAGGTCCTTCTgctccagcctcctgagtattgagGTTACAGGCCTGGACTTCCTTATCTAGCCCCCATGTCTGTGTTCAACTGTCGGGGAACGAATGAAGTCTACTAAACCCTGAAAAGCTTCTCAGATTGTTCTCAGTTTTactacatgttttctttctgtctctagaCATCTCCCTTTCCACTACTTACTGTGTTCCTTACACACTTAAGTGAGCCTGGATCCTGCCTAAGTAGGATGTCAGTTAAGGAAGATTTCACCAGGGGGATAGTCACTCTAGCAGAAGAAATTGAGAGGAGTGTGAGGGGCTTTTGTTTGTGCTCTGCTTCCAAAAGCTGGAAAGTAGTCCACAGAGTAAGGTGTTGGATAGGGAAATCCAGCTCGCTAGGATACTGTTGTGTGGGCACACTGTGTTACTAGCCAGCTGAGATTTTGTCATCCTTTGTCCTTTCCATTAAAAGCCCGCTACACATACAAGATTAACACACTAACAGAAGTCAGTGCCCAGAAATTGGTTTTATCTCTTCATTCACCTGGGTTAGGGTTTCAGCCTGTGCTTAATAATTGATGCAATCTGTTGTCATAGCTGCATCTGTCTACTCTCAAAAAGGATAGACTTGAGTACATTGtagaatctgaaaagaaaaaataggaggGGTATGGTCAGGTCTTTGAGAGACAACCTCTGAACTGACCTTTGGATTATAATCCAGTTCTATGAGAGATCTGCTTTGTCACTTGATGAATTCACTTCCCCTCTAGTTTGCCACCCACTAAATGAAAATTAAGCATATTGGTTTAGGAAGAGCCTATTACAAAGTACTGTGtgtttcaaaaataatgaaattaccATGGATTTtggattaactttttttttctctctccagttATTAAAGAGAGTATACGGGAGTTTCCTGGTAAACCCAGAATCAGGTAGGTAGAAATGCTAATGGCTATGGAATGATGGCAAAGCACCACATCCTGTTTGtatcaggtcttttttttttttttttttttttttttttttttttagctagagGATTTCACTTAAATTTTCATTCCATAAAATACGTCTGCAGGAGCCCAGTTCTTGAGTCACCGCCCTCTGTATAAGTAGCCATTAGAGGTTTCTACCTTTTTCTTAAGCCATTGTGATAACACAATGGCTTAAGAATTGATAGGAGTGTTACTAACACCCCAAAATGATTCTTCTAATCTTTTAGCCAAAGGAGCCTCCTTTGTCTGAGCAAGTGCCCTTTGAACATAGTCAGAAAATGTTCTTGGGGcactagggagatagctcagtttgtAAAGCAGTTGTCTCCagagcatgaggacctaagtttgaacaCCAGCACCTAATTAAACAATAATGTACAGTTGTAATCCCGGTCCTGGGGAAATCACTGGCGGTCCTAGGGTCTGCTTATAGCCAGTCTAGTCTAATTGGTGAACCCTAGATCTCTGTGAGAGACCCCTTTTCAAAATGCAAactggggggctagagagatggtttagtggttaagagcactgattgctcttccaggggacccagattcaattctcagcaccaacatggcaatTCACCAGTGATtgtaatttcaaattaaaataaaaaccagtggttactttttaaaattttgttttaaaaaagtaagGACTAATCCTGAGGAAATAACCCAGATTGCACCCTAGTTtccattcatatacacacatacacaaacaaataaatggacaAACATTGGTTCTCACTCAGCAACCCCTGATAATTAACACTAGTATAAATAACCATGTAAAagtagtatcttttttttttttttttaagatttattatatatacagtattctgtctgcaggtatgcttgcaggccagatgtcactacagatggttgtgagccaccctgtggttgctggggattgaactcagaacctctgtctggaagagcagcctgtgctcctaactgctgagccatctctccagccccgtaaaAGTAGCATCTTACTAAGGCTGTTTTGGAAACCACAGCCAGCCACATGTGattgattctttaaaaataaaaaaaaataaaaagtattgtttatgtgtatggggaGTGTGCACTATATGATGCTTATGGTAGCCAGCAGACAGCTTCTTGTCAGTTCTCTCCATTCACTTATAGGCAGGTTCTGAGGTGAACTGAAGCCATCACAGGGTTtatagcaaacactttaccctcTGCTGTCTCACTGGCCCTCGATTGTTACTTTGCATCTTACTACATCCTGTTCCTATCTAAAGTTTCATTTGAGGTCAAACGTTAGCTATACTTTGCTTTTAATGTGGACTCAGAGAAACAGCAAACCTcaactctttgttgttgtttttcagatttCCCAAAATCCATTAGCGATTGTTACTATTTTTAACGTTAGCATGACAAAAATGAAGCTTTAAACAGCCTATGCTCTCAAAGAGGTACATAGGGAAAATAGGACTCAGGGAATaactttattaataataaaaatataaaggttagatatttgggaatgtgggattCATTCAtatggttccatcagttactgttTTTAAATGATCCCCAGTGGTTTAAAAGTATTCTTGAGAAAACATGTATAGACTTTGGAGTACCATTAATGACTTGATTAGCCCTGTTCTTGGCATTCACAGAAGGGGCCAGTAGCTTAGTGGTTAGTAGACATGATCCCCAGTCCCTGTTCTGCCCCACTTATTGATGACCTTATTCATAAATTCTGTGGATGTTCTAGAGATAGTTgtgttatgtagctcaggctttcCTGGAAGTCAAGACACCtacctccatttctttcttaagtGCTGATATTGTAGCCctacaccaccatgcctaactTAACTACTATACTTGTGCCTAGTATAATCTCTTCCCTCTACCTAGTACATTTTCCACCACCACCTCAGACCCCTCACACCTTTTTCCCCACAGATGAGGACCTTGTAGACATTGGGCAGTTTTTCAGGTCACACAGTGAGGTGAGAATTTGGACCCACTTCTGTTCAATTTAAAATATGGAGCTACATAGCTATATGTCATGCTGTATTCAACAAGGTACTGCTTCTCAGAACCACTTTTCCATTGTAAATGAGGATAAGCTTATCTGTCCTGATATCTTCAAAGAAAGGCATGGGGTCAAATGAAATAGAATTCTGAAAACCCTGGAAATATAGTTTTTCAGATAGACGCTGTTGGGGAAGTATGTATGTGAGAAGCAGATTTCTACCTTGCCCCTCTTACAAAGGATTTGCAGTGGTGGTGGGGGTCAGATTTTATTTCTAGAAACCTTCCACCTACTGACCATATGGCTGTGTATTAAACCATGGGAGAAAATATGTGACTTGTACTCCTTGAGTCATGTCGTCTCccttcacaactgtctataggaCCCCAAAGTTCTAATCAGAGTTCCAGATTATTCTTCCCATTACATATTTGTAACTGTTCATCTTTGATACTGCTTGGGATTTATTAACTAGCTATAAGTACCTACATTTTATGGTATGGAGTAGATAGAGATGGGAAATTGCCTCTACCCTGTTTACTTGGAAGAGAtaggtttggtttggcttttgtttgttttttcatttaacTGAtgggtggtttgtttgttttttcttccatcagGATACAATGTTTCTTTGCTATATGACCTTGAAAATCTGCCTGCATCCAAGGATTCTATTGTGCATCAGGCTGGCATGTTGAAGCGAAATTGCTTTGCCTCTGTCTTTGAGAAATACTTTCAGTTCCAAGAAGAgggcaaggaaggagagaacagagcgGTCATCCATTACCGGGACGATGAGACCATGTAAGTGTGAACTTCAGCTCCAGCCTGGTGGTGGCCTCCATACAGCACTGACTGAGAGAGATACAGTATCAACCAAATGAAAAGAAACCCTGTGCTGTCCTTAAGgcactactctttttttttttttttttttttttaagattttatttattatgtatacaacgttcttcttccatgtatatctgcacaccaggagagggcaccagatctcataaaagatggttgtgagccaccatgtggttgctgggaattgaactcaggacctctggaagagtagttagtgctcttaacctctgagccatctctccaaccctaggCACTactcttattattttatgtgtattggtattttatggttgtgagctgctttgtaggatgggaattgaacccatgtcctctggaagagcagccagtacccttagccagtgagccatctctgcaggtcCAAGGCATTACTTTTCTGAGTTTTCTTAAAGGAGTTTCCCATGGGCTAGGGAGAGACTCAGCCCTTCAGAGTactgtctgcttttccagaggctctgagttcagttatcaacccacatggcaactcatagtCGTCTGTGACTCAAATCCAGGGCATCTGACTTTCTCTTTggacacaaagcacacacatgcacagttatacatacagacaaaacacctgtacatataaaattaaataaacacatgaaaaaatttaaaaatggcctAGATAGTCAGACACCAGAGACCAAGCATAGATGCTGTAACTGCAGCTCTTAAATGTGTACTATGTATGGATCCTATCATATGtaaagaaactttttttaaatgacattattaagaattactaatttaaaataatgttatgcCTTATATACAAGATTTAAAAACCTAGTTTTGTTAATTCCACTTCCTTCTTGGGAATGCATTTACTACCCTGACTTTCTTGACTGCAAGTACTAGTCTCTGGCACACCTTTGTTTTATTGAGTTGGAGACTGCACTTTACCCTTCTTGCAGATAGTTAGTGACAGAATCTCCTGATGCTGTACTTACACGCCCGAGTTTGTTTCCCTCAGGTATGTTGAATCTAAAAAAGACAGAGTCACAGTAGTCTTCAGCACGGTGTTTAAGGATGACGACGATGTGGTCATCGGAAAGGTCTTCATGCAGGTATGGAGCACAAATCTTCAAGGGAAATGGTGTTGCAGGAAGTTAAATCTTTACACTCTGCATACCTAGCCAACATATGGGGTAGGGTTGTATAGATCAGTGGTTGAGCATTTGCCTAATATGTACATGGTTtgtggttcaatccccagtacctgGGAACATGGTAACAGAATAACATACATGTAGGCCATATCATAGGAAAGACAAAGTTCTGTTAATGTTGGAACTTGGAAGTTGTGATGAACAACCCTGtcttagtttgtttctttgttgctatgataaaacactgtggccaaagggtttattttaccttaGACTTCaaggtcacagttcatcactgaaggagtCCAGGAGCCCAAGAGCCTGaaagcaggaactaaagcagagaccatggaggggtgctgcttactggcttgttccccatggcttgcctGTCCTGCttccttatacagcccaggaccacctgcccaagggtggcacaACATACAGTGAGCTGGCTCctcacattaatcattaatcaggaaaatgccccacagacatgcccacatgaCAGTCtaatggaggcagttcctcagttgaggttccctcttctcagaaatGTCTAGGTctgtgttgagttgacaaaaGCTAACCAGCATGGCCCCCCACCAACTTATATGAATATACTATTTCTTCTTGATGGTTCTAGCCTTTTGCAGGACAAGGCAAGAGGGAGAGTTAATTTTGACTGAATATTAactatccttccttcctgtgaCAGAGTCCTTGATCTAAAGTGTGGTCTCATTTCCTTATCTCATGTTTACTCAGTTTTTGTATCAAGGACTGTTCTTGGCTTGCATTAGGTCCCATGTCTTCAGAATGATGAATAATGAATTCCAAAGTAGGAGATAACATTCAGTAGGTGGAATTGTGGCTGACAGGAGAGCCCTGCCATAGTTTGAATGAGTCACCGTAGATTGCCTCCTGCTGGGAAGAGTAATGGGATTTAGAAGAACATTTTGTCATTGGGATTCTGGTGCAGTGGGACTCAGCATATTGTAGACCCCTTGTGACTGTGTCATTTTGCCTGCTGGCCAGTCACTGGCTCTCAGACATGAGAGCTTATTGATCAGGAGATACTCAGGCTGCTGCCTTCTGAAGTGGATAAGCATTCACACTGCAATATAAAGCTTTAATACATTTTCCTGTTCTCTGGCAGAAtgatggattttattttgttttgtttttaattctgaagCAGACAGGCTTATTGCCCAGCGTCTAATCCAACCACTTAGAagcctgaggcaagaggattgctgcaAGATGGCCTAggcctcaatttttttttctttcagagaaaaaaaaaaattttaaagtacaatctctaccaccacccccccccttCCAAAAGAGGCTTAAAAGAAGCTGTGGTTACCACAGTGAGGCTTTATGTATGGACCTTCTACCTAGCAAGGGAAAATGTCAAAATGCCATCCTCATTAATGCCTTTTTTTGGGACTGACTGATCAATAACTCTTGTTTGGGAGTCCCTTTGTGAAAAGTGGAATATTGACACTTTGGCATTTGATAGTACTGGACTTCATGAAGAAAAAGAGGGTATGCATATATGACTCTTAAAGGTAAGCCCCTAGACAGACATTCCATAATACTGTTTGCATAATTAATGGGAATTAAATGCAATAGTTAAGAAGTGGACTAAATCTAGGCTAGGCTAATTTAAGATGCTACCTTTATCATACACAGTTTATCCCCAGGATAAATTGTACTTTGTTGGAAGAAAGAAATAGTGCCATGGTAAAATCACAAGCTCGATGGCCTGATTTGAGTTCCATCCCAAGGTCCTACATGGTGGCAGGAAATAACTAACTtcctaaagttgtcctctaatccaCATATATGTGCAGTAGACCAGATGCTCACACTCACAGAGTGAATGAAatgtaataaatgtttttaaaaaaagtaatagtGTACTTGGTGTTCAGCCGACATCCTAACAATCAGGTTGGTTTTTATGTGACGGCTAGGCTAATAATGAAGACTGGGGCTGTTTGGTGGGGCTGATTGCTGTTGTTATTTCAAGAGAGAGCAAGGGAGAAGCAAAGACATCAAGTTGTCTAAAGGCAATTTCCCACTGCAGAAATAGTGTTGATTAAATCTCTTGAGGaatggggagaaggaggaagagaactcatcttatgtagccaaggatgactttgaattcttcgttttttgtttgttttttgttggttttgttgttcatggatgttttttgagacagggtcttactatgtagccctggctatcctggaactctatatgtagaccaggctggtctcaaactcagagaatctgccctcctctgcctagatgctgggattaaaggcctacaccaCCACGCCAGGCTGATCTTAAATTCTTGATCTCATTACAGTGGTTCTGCATGAGCAGGGCCAAGGGTGTTTTCTTTTACTCAGCAGGACTATTCTGTCTTTGAAGgacagaggagaaaagggaataaAAGCAGGAGCTTTGACCTAAGGAACTCAGCCTGGCAGGGAAGACAGACACCCTAATGGATAATGAAGAAATGCTTGCAAAGAAGGGATAGTAGCTACCAGAGCAGCCACTTGCCCCAGGTGTTAGATGCTAACTCTAGAAGAGGTGTGAGCAGCAACAGCAGCCACCCTTCTGATCATATGGCTGTGTGACCACCGTCCTTAGCTTCATGCAGCTGCCCTTTTTCAGAAAACCCACTCAGTCTACCCATTGGATTtgagtctttttttatttatttttttttaaggggggcGGGTTTCTAGGGAGTAAATTCAAGGCCTTGCATCTGTTGCTGTCATTGCTGGGACTCCAGGAGAAGGATGTCATATTTACTCATTTCTTTGTATAGGAATGCATGGGTGCCTGGGGATTAAGCATAGGAGGAAtagtctggttttgttgttgttttgctttgtttttttctcctctagACCTTTTTTATAGTTTGATAAGCACTGTGTTTTTGCTAAGGATCATGAGCGCTTTTATTTTGGGCGAGGgggtgtttggtttggttttgtgagacagactCTCCTGTAGACtggggctagccttgaactgctCAGGATGACCTgaactcttgatttttttttttttttttacccccacCTTCCAAAATCTAAGATTATGAGCATGTGCCACTATTCCTGGCTTACTAGAATTTGTTAGGGTTTGTTTTTACAGGGGGAGGGGTTAGGAGAAGGTCTTTCTACATAACCCATGCTAGCCTAACTTGATTTTTCTGCCCTACCCTCCTAAGATAACTCAGTTTCTTTCATTCTATCATCTTTAGCCACCAGGGAGGGGTTAAATTTGCTTTAGAGTTTTGATTGATGAATTCTAAATAGTAATAGATGAAGAGTATGTTAAACAGTGTCATCAAAGGCCCAACACCCAGTAAAAGCATGGCATTCATGAAACTGGAAATAGAAGATGAGGTGTGGGTGTACTGACGTTGTAGAGGCCCGATGATCGGGAGTTAAAAGTCCTCAttagctggagaaatggctcggccGTTAAAGGCTACACTCACAACCAAAAGTTCTTCTCATCTATTTAGTAAGTTTAAAACCAGCCTAGCCacatgaagccctgtctcagggtgggggtgtgggggcaaGGGGACATGGgtagaaggaaagcaagaaactGCAAAGAAGTGGGACCAAGGGAGCAGTGGGAAATTGTtcacataatttatttaaaactctAGCTAAAGGCTGGTACTAGTCACCATGAAACTCTAACGATTTCCTTAAAAAAGAACTCCTTTTCACAGTATACACAAGGGAGTAGTAAGCAGCAGTGCTTatcttaagttttgttttctgaggcagtctTCCCACTCTGCCTTGACTGACATCCTTTTGCCATGTTAGTCCAAaataagagaaaggggaaagggctTGTCCTGCAGTGCTTTGTGTCACAGTCTGAGGATGGAGATTGTTCAGTGCTCTATCATCTCCCTTTTGAATCTAGAGTGCAGTGGAAGCAGCTGGCACTCTGTAGCTTAGGTGGGTTTtgggggtttggtttggtttttcgagacagagtttttctgtttagccctgactgtcatggaactcactttgtagaccagtgtggcctcaaacttaagagatctgcctactgcctactgagtactgggatcaaaagtgagcaccaccaccaccaggcatgtAGTTGAATTTGACTGTTCATTTTTAGTTACTTTCTGGTCCAAAGGACTACGAAGGTCAGAGCACATAGTATGGGTAAGGTGCCACTCGAATCATGAATTTTTCTCTTGCTGTATCTCCACAGGAATTCAAAGAAGGACGAAGAGCCAGCCACACAGCCCCCCAGGTCCTTTTTAGTCACAGGGAACCTCCTCTAGAGCTGAAAGACACAGATGCTGCCGTGGGTGACAACATTGGCTACATCACCTTTGGtgaggctggagaggtagttcagtgatagagtgcttgcctagacaCACatggccctgagttcagtcctcagcactacACGGAGCATCCCAGGCCCTTCCATCAGCAAGTGGAGTTGCCTCTTTCACATGACAGAATGCTTAAATCTGGACAGCCTTCGCCAACTTTTTTAGAGGGCAGAAGTAGGCATACCAACATGTTTGTGTTGCCTTTTCAAAGCTGTGATAGGAATGTCACAGGGAACTGATTACAAAGCAAGCTGGGTGCTATTTAGCTGCAATAatcattttctgttgcttttggtttttcttaaaTGGTAAGAAAGGTAAGCTCTGGTTCCAGGATGGCCATGTCAGCATTGCTTGGCCGCTGAATAGAGTTCTCTGTCATGTTACAATGCTTGCTTCCAATGCCTGCTCTCAGCCATGATTTGCTGAGTCTTCTCTTCCACTGAAGATACCAAGCTTCACTTGTGTCAGctttatgagctgcctgatgatGGCAGCTGACGGCTCATTTCCATGCTGCAAAGCTACAAGAACATCTCCTGCAATTCTCCTTTAAGCTAAAGGTGTAGGTGTTTGTTGCTGGTGAATACATTTTCCTTCCACATGATtcttgaagttgaggtgtatctTACAGTTGATGGCATGTCAATTTCATTGAGAGCATTTCTTTATGTGCATAAATCATGGTAAACTTGGAATAGAACACATTTCATGGCCTGATGTTCTTCATCCCCCCTGTCGCCCTTTAAGCCAGGATAAACTGAGAACCATTTTAGCCATTTCAGCACAGGGCTCTTGGTGTTAGTGAAACAAGTATGGTAAGAACTGGAGACCAAAGGCAGGTCTGCTGCAGTACAACAGTCTGAGCCTCTGGGTTGAAAGTAGCCACCCTGTTGAGCCTACCTTATGTTTGGTTTTCATGCACAGGAGATAAGTATTCTTTGGAACCTAGTTTTACATGACAGCCTATGCTTTAGCACCAAGGACCCAAAACTAGCAGCTTTGTCCTAAACAAAGCTGGAATCTAGAGTTCAGTATAGAATCAAGATTTGGAATGAGTGCCCAGAGTCAGACCTGTGTTTTGTGCCTGGAGCTTCACTGTGGCACTCCCATGATTGTGTTGTCTATGATGGTAGTGCACACACCACTGCtaatgctttgtttgtttctcctgCCTTAGTGCTCTTCCCTCGCCATACCAATGCCACTGCTCGAGACAACACCATCAACCTGATCCACACGTTCCGGGACTATCTGCACTACCACATTAAGTGCTCTAAGGTGAGGGGCACCAGCATCTCTACCAGCCTGTTGATTAACTCTCAGTAGACACTTGGCACATGGGGCTGGGAAgaaggggggggagaggagagagctcagccattaagagtacttactgtgctggaggtggtggcacaaacctttaatcctagtccttgggaggcagagtcaggtggatctctgtgagttcaaggccagtctggtctacagagctaggtccaggacaggctcaaaagctacagagagaaactctatctaaaaaaaaaaaaaaaatgttctagaaGCCTGAAGAAATCATTTCTTGGTATCTCTTGGTGTGGCCGGtcgtagaacacttgcctagcatgttcctCATACCAGTTTGGCCCCACAGTAGGAGAGAGAaatgaccctctccccttcccctcttcctgcctGTAGTAGAGGGGTGAGTCTGTATCTCCGGTATTGCTGCCTGACGGTCCCACCCTCCCTTACATGCTCCTTAACATACTCCATGGCTCCATCCCAATGAAAGCAAAGCTATTTCTCTAGAACATGGGCCTGTTTCAGTTCCTCCTGTGTTTGCTCTTAGGCCTATATTCATACACGAATGCGAGCAAAAACATCTGACTTCCTTAAGGTGCTCAACCGTGCACGCCCAGATGccgagaaaaaagaaatgaaaacaatcacGTAAGTAGGAggactccacccccacccccttcccaccTCAGTTCAGAAGAAGGAGCTGCTGGTCCTGATTTGATGCCTGCACACAGGCTACTAAAGAGGCCAACAGGGCCAAGCCTAAAGCTACCAGAGTGAAAGTGTAATGAAAAGGGCTTCCCTTCTGAGGGCATCAGGAAGAGTTTCTCCATTCCACAGTCTTTATGAGCTACAAGAAtgacagggaaagaaaaggaaacccctcctccccctttcccttaaACTAAGAATCTATTCTTTGTGGGCTTGAATTTAAAGAGGTCCCTTCTGTGTTCCTGGAGAGGTGGAGTCAGTCAATCACTTGAGGACATAGTTATCTGAAGAGGCCTGGAGGCAATACCTCTGTTCTTTCTGCTGCTCTGCTCTCGGCAGGAAAGGTGTACAGGGCACAGGCTGCCTGGGTCAGGAACAAAGATGACAAGCAGAGCAGTAAGCAATGTGACTCTGCTCAAGGGGCCAGCGTGGTGGGAGACCTAGAGCGTTCACTCTAGTGTGGGTGGCAGGCGTTCAGAGCACCTTCAGCTCCTGGCATGTGCTGCTGTATCAACTCCATTGACATTGAGCGTTCCACTGAGTCCTGAGAAGTAGGCAAGGACTTTTCAGTCACAGGAACATCAAGCATCTGTGTGCTTGGTGGGAAGTCTGACTGTCAATGCTGCCACCTACAGCCTAAAGGTTGGTATTCCATCTGACCTCTGTAGAGAGATTGAATTGGATGTCATGTCATGCTGTGGCAGCTGCATAGCATATCTAAAAAGTGCAAAGCTGTAGACGAGGTAGGAGAGTATGGTTATGTCCAGGGAGgcacttgttttttttctgtccttttaagACCCTGTATCCTAGTGCCTGCAGTTTCTCCTTTCCCACCTTGTCTTTACAAAAGTGCCCCTTGTGTGACCTGGGATAGAAAGAGAAACTTGCTCTGGATGTCAGAACCACCAGCCTGTGGCATGAATCTGTGGTCCTAGCTACTGAGGCTGTTGGGGACTGAAGCAAAAAGATAGgttgagcccaggagtttgaggccgACCTGGGTAACGTTAGCAAAATCTTACCTCCAAAAACAAGCAggtgggctgggagatggcttagttggtgaAGCACCCACTGTGCTAACTTAAGAACTTGAGCTGGGATCCCCATCACCCATGTTAactaggcatggtgatacattCCTGTAACCTTAGTACAGAGGGCTCAGAGACAGGTGAATTGTAGGAGCTCTCTAGCCAGCCAGTCTCAGCAGTcactgagttccaggttcagtgagaaacctgtttcaaaaaataagatgaagagtcaggcacggtggcacacatctttaatcccaggattcacttggaaggcagaggtatgATCTCAGTGatctcaaggccagcccggtTTAAATAGCAAGgtccaggccatccagagctatGGAGTGGGACCTTGtctccataaaaaaaaagaaagaaaaccaattgACCCATTGAGGGAAAACACCCAGTGCTGACTTCTGGcctttacacagacacacatacaaagtaagcagagaaaaataaaaccagacaGAAAGGTCAAAAAGTGGGATATTAAAATAGTCCTGGAACTGTTTGCATCACCTGTCTTCACCCTGGTAACAGTCCCTTCATCAGTCTGTTCTGTGGCCAGCACGTGTTCCTGGTGGTTACTGCCAAATTGGACAAAGACAGGAATTGATCAGTGCCCTGATGGGGGACCTGAGGAAAGATGAGTCCTTCACAGGAGTAAATTTAGTTGTTCAAAAGACTCTATCCTGCTAAATGTGGACAGATTAAAATAATTTGGGCCTGCTATTGCTATAGGTATGGTCCTGAACTAGAGCTGCCTGTAGAGTCAGCATTCTGCAGTACTCTGCTTGTCTCAGGATAA
This DNA window, taken from Cricetulus griseus strain 17A/GY chromosome 2, alternate assembly CriGri-PICRH-1.0, whole genome shotgun sequence, encodes the following:
- the Arpc2 gene encoding actin-related protein 2/3 complex subunit 2, which encodes MILLEVNNRIIEETLALKFENAAAGNKPEAVEVTFADFDGVLYHISNPNGDKTKVMVSISLKFYKELQAHGADELLKRVYGSFLVNPESGYNVSLLYDLENLPASKDSIVHQAGMLKRNCFASVFEKYFQFQEEGKEGENRAVIHYRDDETMYVESKKDRVTVVFSTVFKDDDDVVIGKVFMQEFKEGRRASHTAPQVLFSHREPPLELKDTDAAVGDNIGYITFVLFPRHTNATARDNTINLIHTFRDYLHYHIKCSKAYIHTRMRAKTSDFLKVLNRARPDAEKKEMKTITGKTFSSR